From the genome of Populus alba chromosome 10, ASM523922v2, whole genome shotgun sequence, one region includes:
- the LOC118034521 gene encoding protein ALWAYS EARLY 3 isoform X4 — MAPSRKRSVNKRYSNIDEVSPNKNAAEIANKSKPRVAAVVRNRSVGMVEALYTMNKAYLSLPKGFASGAGLIAMMTDHYSNLGESDSELESNGDTGPSPKPQKRARVTKGSEAPPVLDLLQSQPAASNYGCLSLLKKRRSGSKPWAVGKRTPRVPVTYSHDKDNEKYVSPIWQGMKVKADAVDDDVAHEIALALTEASQRGGSPQVSRTPKRKTKTPSPAQHDERMHAESEMMSAKLRGSEMDEVGCELSLGSTDAYGGDYARDRIFWKGRRYHGRRSLEVEENLDNHLDDVREACSGTEEGQKLEAVEEKFEMEVAYSKLVRSSKGSRKRSKKVLFGEVEDTDFDALEALADLSLRLPETPVDTGLSALVEEEKTGIVAKSKLKGNRSSPGVKPISFKNTKHGKVFTHNVTSIPEAKEAPYQISPVMRKRRQKPSPSKISENEKHADSHLGESQKVEVTKDDDNFVSKGKCLQDAPYFKEGKLMKPAEHTSSSNNHGRELNDSASTTIRVLSANQFNLPTKVRSSRKLNTPKLLVKRDSKSSEKIVNSQSNTVIPSLQDRVPSLKGKLSNCLSRYLVRRWCVFEWFNSAIDYPWFAKREFVEYLEHVGLAHIPRLTRVEWGVIRSSLGKPRRFSEQFLKEEKEKLYQYRESVREHYAELRAGTRDGLPTDLARPLSVGQRILALHPRTSEIHDGSILTVDHSRCCVQFDRPELGVEFVMDVHCMPLNPLENMPASMIGHTIALNRYIKNLNELKINVQPAEKMEEFKFSPCENLEGASALPHASPLTYPYSDLLQQPKGGLLGSNTQVNIGGETVGAQPSFCLQIQAKEADIHALSELTRALDKKEAVVSELKHMNDEVVESQKRGDYSLKDSEVFKKHYAAVLLQLNEVNELVSSALSCLRERNTYQGNIPHVLLKPVANIDEPACHSSSFDSSTDDTQESGSHVVEIVESSRTKAQTMVDAAMQAMSSLKKEGSSIDSIEDAIDFVNNKLSADDSSVPAIRSSIPAISAQGTLASQDQLSSCAANPEAINDAPDAKFNNLSTQNEVQIPTELISHCVATLLMIQRCTERQFPPSDVAVVLDSAVTSLKPCCSTNLPIYAEIQKCMGIIRNQILALIPT, encoded by the exons ATGGCTCCGTCGAGAAAAAGAAGTGTAAATAAGCGgtattcaaacattgatgaagTCTCACCTAACAAAAATGCTGCAGAGATTGCTAATAAAAGCAAGCCGCGG GTAGCTGCTGTGGTGCGGAACCGATCTGTGGGAATGGTAGAAGCCCTTTACACTATGAATAAG GCTTACTTATCTCTTCCAAAGGGCTTTGCTTCTGGTGCTGGACTAATTGCAATGATGACAGATCACTACTCTAATCTG GGAGAGAGTGACAGTGAGCTAGAAAGCAATGGGGACACAGGACCCTCTCCAAAGCCTCAGAAGCGGGCTCGGGTAACCAAAGGATCAGAGGCACCGCCAGTTCTAGATCTCTTACAGTCCCAGCCAGCTGCATCAAATTATGGCTGCTTATCATTGTTAAAGAAAAGACGCTCTG GAAGCAAGCCCTGGGCTGTTGGGAAAAGGACTCCTCGTGTACCTGTTACATATTCCCATGATAAAGATAATGAGAAGTATGTTTCACCAATTTGGCAAGGTATGAAAGTAAAGGCTGATgctgttgatgatgatgttgcTCATGAGATAGCATTGGCCTTGACTGAGGCTTCACAAAGAGGTGGATCTCCCCAAGTTTCTCGAACTcctaagagaaaaacaaagacaccctcACCTGCTCAGCATGATGAACGAATG CATGCTGAATCAGAGATGATGAGTGCCAAGCTTCGTGGCAGTGAAATGGACGAGGTGGGTTGTGAATTAAGTTTAGGCAGCACAGATGCTTACGGTGGAGATTATGCGAGAGACAGAATCTTTTGGAAGGGAAGGAGATACCATGGAAGGAGGTCACTAGAAGTAGAAGAAAATTTAGACAATCATTTGGATGATGTAAGAGAAGCCTGCAGTGGGACAGAGGAAGGGCAGAAACTGGAAGCTgttgaagaaaaatttgaaatggAGGTTGCGTATTCAAAACTTGTGAGGTCCTCCAAGGGTTCAAGAAAGAGAAGCAAGAAGGTTCTGTTTGGAGAAG TTGAAGACACCGACTTCGATGCCTTAGAAGCACTTGCTGATTTGTCCTTGAGGTTGCCAGAAACACCTGTTGACACTG GGCTGTCTGCTCTTGTTGAGGAAGAAAAGACCGGGATCGTTGCCAAGTCTAAGCTGAAAGGGAATCGTTCTTCTCCTGGTGTAAAACCTATCTCCTTCAAGAACACGAAACACGGAAAAGTATTCACTCATAACGTTACTTCTATTCCAGAAGCAAAGGAAGCACCCTATCAGATCAGTCCTGTGATGCggaaaagaagacaaaagcCCTCACCATCTAAA ATttcagaaaatgaaaagcatgctGATTCTCATCTTGGTGAATCTCAAAAGGTTGAG GTTacaaaagatgatgataacTTTGTGAGTAAAGGAAAATGCTTGCAGGATGCCCCATACTTTAAGGAAGGGAAATTGATGAAACCTGCAGAACATACTTCTTCTAGTAATAATCATGGAAGGGAATTGAATGATTCTGCTTCAACTACCATACGGGTTTTATCTGCCAACCAATTCAACTTGCCTACTAAAGTGAGGAGTAGCCGTAAGCTAAACACTCCAAAGCTCTTGGTCAAGAGAGATTCGAAGTCTTCTGAGAAAATTGTAAATAGCCAATCTAATACTGTCATTCCTTCATTACAGGACAGAGTTCCTAGTCTTAAG GGAAAGCTTTCTAATTGCCTTTCCCGGTATCTAGTCCGAAGATGGTGTGTTTTTGAATGGTTCAATAGTGCAATAGATTATCCATGGTTTGCTAAAAGGGAATTTGTTGAATACCTGGAGCATGTTGGATTGGCTCATATCCCAAGACTAACTCGTGTTGAATGGGGTGTCATTAGGAG TTCCCTTGGTAAACCACGAAGATTTTCAGAGCAATTTTTgaaggaagagaaagagaagcttTACCAATATCGAGAATCTGTTAGAGAACACTATGCGGAACTTCGTGCTGGAACTAGGGATGGACTACCAACTGATTTAGCCCGACCTTTATCAGTTGGTCAACGCATTCTTGCTCTTCATCCAAGGACAAGTGAGATTCATGATGGAAGTATATTAACTGTTGATCATAGTCGCTGCTGTGTTCAGTTTGACCGACCTGAACTAGGGGTTGAATTTGTCATG GATGTCCATTGCATGCCTTTGAATCCACTGGAAAACATGCCTGCATCTATGATTGGGCACACTATTGCTTTGAATAGATACATTAAGAACTTAAATGAGCTCAAAATCAATGTGCAACCAGCAGAGAAGATGGAAGAATTCAAATTTTCACCATGTGAGAACCTGGAGGGTGCCAGTGCTCTTCCACATGCTTCCCCATTGACTTATCCTTATAGTGATTTATTACAGCAGCCAAAG GGGGGTTTGTTAGGTTCTAACACACAAGTTAATATTGGAGGTGAAACTGTTGGTGCCCAGCCTTCTTTTTGTTTACAGATCCAAGCTAAGGAAGCTGATATCCATGCTCTTTCTGAATTAACTCGAGCTCTTGACAAAAAG GAGGCTGTCGTGTCTGAGTTGAAGCACATGAATGATGAGGTGGTGGAAAGCCAAAAACGTGGAGATTACTCTCTCAAGGATTCGGaagtttttaaaaagcattatgCTGCAGTACTCCTACAGTTAAATGAGGTCAATGAGCTG GTCTCTTCTGCTCTCTCTTGCTTGAGGGAACGTAACACATACCAAGGGAACATCCCTCATGTGTTGTTGAAGCCTGTAGCCAATATAGATGAGCCAGCATGCCATAGCAGCTCCTTCGATTCTTCTACGGATGATACTCAAGAATCTGGATCTCATGTGGTGGAAATTGTTGAAAGTTCAAGAACGAAAGCCCAGACAATGGTTGATGCAGCTATGCAG GCAATGTCATCCTTGAAGAAGGAAGGAAGCAGCATTGATAGTATTGAAGACGCTAtagattttgtaaataataagCTTTCAGCAGATGATTCAAGTGTGCCAGCCATTAGATCTTCTATCCCTGCAATTTCAGCTCAAGGTACCCTGGCTTCTCAGGATCAATTAAGTTCCTGTGCAGCAAATCCAGAGGCAATTAACGATGCACCTGATGCAAAGTTTAACAATTTGTCCACCCAAAATGAAGTACAAATCCCTACAGAGCTTATTTCACACTGTGTAGCTACTTTACTAATGATTCAG AGATGTACAGAAAGACAATTTCCACCGAGTGACGTCGCCGTGGTACTGGATTCTGCAGTTACAAGTTTGAAGCCATGTTGTTCAACAAACCTTCCCATTTATGCAGAGATACAGAAATGCATGGGCATTATTAGGAATCAGATATTAGCACTGATACCCACGTAG
- the LOC118034521 gene encoding protein ALWAYS EARLY 3 isoform X3, which translates to MAPSRKRSVNKRYSNIDEVSPNKNAAEIANKSKPRKRKLSKMLGPQWGKEELEQFYKAYRKHGKDWEKVAAVVRNRSVGMVEALYTMNKAYLSLPKGFASGAGLIAMMTDHYSNLGESDSELESNGDTGPSPKPQKRARVTKGSEAPPVLDLLQSQPAASNYGCLSLLKKRRSGSKPWAVGKRTPRVPVTYSHDKDNEKYVSPIWQGMKVKADAVDDDVAHEIALALTEASQRGGSPQVSRTPKRKTKTPSPAQHDERMHAESEMMSAKLRGSEMDEVGCELSLGSTDAYGGDYARDRIFWKGRRYHGRRSLEVEENLDNHLDDVREACSGTEEGQKLEAVEEKFEMEVAYSKLVRSSKGSRKRSKKVLFGEVEDTDFDALEALADLSLRLPETPVDTGLSALVEEEKTGIVAKSKLKGNRSSPGVKPISFKNTKHGKVFTHNVTSIPEAKEAPYQISPVMRKRRQKPSPSKVTKDDDNFVSKGKCLQDAPYFKEGKLMKPAEHTSSSNNHGRELNDSASTTIRVLSANQFNLPTKVRSSRKLNTPKLLVKRDSKSSEKIVNSQSNTVIPSLQDRVPSLKGKLSNCLSRYLVRRWCVFEWFNSAIDYPWFAKREFVEYLEHVGLAHIPRLTRVEWGVIRSSLGKPRRFSEQFLKEEKEKLYQYRESVREHYAELRAGTRDGLPTDLARPLSVGQRILALHPRTSEIHDGSILTVDHSRCCVQFDRPELGVEFVMDVHCMPLNPLENMPASMIGHTIALNRYIKNLNELKINVQPAEKMEEFKFSPCENLEGASALPHASPLTYPYSDLLQQPKGGLLGSNTQVNIGGETVGAQPSFCLQIQAKEADIHALSELTRALDKKEAVVSELKHMNDEVVESQKRGDYSLKDSEVFKKHYAAVLLQLNEVNELVSSALSCLRERNTYQGNIPHVLLKPVANIDEPACHSSSFDSSTDDTQESGSHVVEIVESSRTKAQTMVDAAMQAMSSLKKEGSSIDSIEDAIDFVNNKLSADDSSVPAIRSSIPAISAQGTLASQDQLSSCAANPEAINDAPDAKFNNLSTQNEVQIPTELISHCVATLLMIQRCTERQFPPSDVAVVLDSAVTSLKPCCSTNLPIYAEIQKCMGIIRNQILALIPT; encoded by the exons ATGGCTCCGTCGAGAAAAAGAAGTGTAAATAAGCGgtattcaaacattgatgaagTCTCACCTAACAAAAATGCTGCAGAGATTGCTAATAAAAGCAAGCCGCGG AAGAGGAAGTTATCTAAAATGTTAGGGCCACAATGGGGTAAGGAAGAACTAGAGCAGTTCTATAAGGCGTATCGGAAACATGGGAAAGATTGGGAGAAG GTAGCTGCTGTGGTGCGGAACCGATCTGTGGGAATGGTAGAAGCCCTTTACACTATGAATAAG GCTTACTTATCTCTTCCAAAGGGCTTTGCTTCTGGTGCTGGACTAATTGCAATGATGACAGATCACTACTCTAATCTG GGAGAGAGTGACAGTGAGCTAGAAAGCAATGGGGACACAGGACCCTCTCCAAAGCCTCAGAAGCGGGCTCGGGTAACCAAAGGATCAGAGGCACCGCCAGTTCTAGATCTCTTACAGTCCCAGCCAGCTGCATCAAATTATGGCTGCTTATCATTGTTAAAGAAAAGACGCTCTG GAAGCAAGCCCTGGGCTGTTGGGAAAAGGACTCCTCGTGTACCTGTTACATATTCCCATGATAAAGATAATGAGAAGTATGTTTCACCAATTTGGCAAGGTATGAAAGTAAAGGCTGATgctgttgatgatgatgttgcTCATGAGATAGCATTGGCCTTGACTGAGGCTTCACAAAGAGGTGGATCTCCCCAAGTTTCTCGAACTcctaagagaaaaacaaagacaccctcACCTGCTCAGCATGATGAACGAATG CATGCTGAATCAGAGATGATGAGTGCCAAGCTTCGTGGCAGTGAAATGGACGAGGTGGGTTGTGAATTAAGTTTAGGCAGCACAGATGCTTACGGTGGAGATTATGCGAGAGACAGAATCTTTTGGAAGGGAAGGAGATACCATGGAAGGAGGTCACTAGAAGTAGAAGAAAATTTAGACAATCATTTGGATGATGTAAGAGAAGCCTGCAGTGGGACAGAGGAAGGGCAGAAACTGGAAGCTgttgaagaaaaatttgaaatggAGGTTGCGTATTCAAAACTTGTGAGGTCCTCCAAGGGTTCAAGAAAGAGAAGCAAGAAGGTTCTGTTTGGAGAAG TTGAAGACACCGACTTCGATGCCTTAGAAGCACTTGCTGATTTGTCCTTGAGGTTGCCAGAAACACCTGTTGACACTG GGCTGTCTGCTCTTGTTGAGGAAGAAAAGACCGGGATCGTTGCCAAGTCTAAGCTGAAAGGGAATCGTTCTTCTCCTGGTGTAAAACCTATCTCCTTCAAGAACACGAAACACGGAAAAGTATTCACTCATAACGTTACTTCTATTCCAGAAGCAAAGGAAGCACCCTATCAGATCAGTCCTGTGATGCggaaaagaagacaaaagcCCTCACCATCTAAA GTTacaaaagatgatgataacTTTGTGAGTAAAGGAAAATGCTTGCAGGATGCCCCATACTTTAAGGAAGGGAAATTGATGAAACCTGCAGAACATACTTCTTCTAGTAATAATCATGGAAGGGAATTGAATGATTCTGCTTCAACTACCATACGGGTTTTATCTGCCAACCAATTCAACTTGCCTACTAAAGTGAGGAGTAGCCGTAAGCTAAACACTCCAAAGCTCTTGGTCAAGAGAGATTCGAAGTCTTCTGAGAAAATTGTAAATAGCCAATCTAATACTGTCATTCCTTCATTACAGGACAGAGTTCCTAGTCTTAAG GGAAAGCTTTCTAATTGCCTTTCCCGGTATCTAGTCCGAAGATGGTGTGTTTTTGAATGGTTCAATAGTGCAATAGATTATCCATGGTTTGCTAAAAGGGAATTTGTTGAATACCTGGAGCATGTTGGATTGGCTCATATCCCAAGACTAACTCGTGTTGAATGGGGTGTCATTAGGAG TTCCCTTGGTAAACCACGAAGATTTTCAGAGCAATTTTTgaaggaagagaaagagaagcttTACCAATATCGAGAATCTGTTAGAGAACACTATGCGGAACTTCGTGCTGGAACTAGGGATGGACTACCAACTGATTTAGCCCGACCTTTATCAGTTGGTCAACGCATTCTTGCTCTTCATCCAAGGACAAGTGAGATTCATGATGGAAGTATATTAACTGTTGATCATAGTCGCTGCTGTGTTCAGTTTGACCGACCTGAACTAGGGGTTGAATTTGTCATG GATGTCCATTGCATGCCTTTGAATCCACTGGAAAACATGCCTGCATCTATGATTGGGCACACTATTGCTTTGAATAGATACATTAAGAACTTAAATGAGCTCAAAATCAATGTGCAACCAGCAGAGAAGATGGAAGAATTCAAATTTTCACCATGTGAGAACCTGGAGGGTGCCAGTGCTCTTCCACATGCTTCCCCATTGACTTATCCTTATAGTGATTTATTACAGCAGCCAAAG GGGGGTTTGTTAGGTTCTAACACACAAGTTAATATTGGAGGTGAAACTGTTGGTGCCCAGCCTTCTTTTTGTTTACAGATCCAAGCTAAGGAAGCTGATATCCATGCTCTTTCTGAATTAACTCGAGCTCTTGACAAAAAG GAGGCTGTCGTGTCTGAGTTGAAGCACATGAATGATGAGGTGGTGGAAAGCCAAAAACGTGGAGATTACTCTCTCAAGGATTCGGaagtttttaaaaagcattatgCTGCAGTACTCCTACAGTTAAATGAGGTCAATGAGCTG GTCTCTTCTGCTCTCTCTTGCTTGAGGGAACGTAACACATACCAAGGGAACATCCCTCATGTGTTGTTGAAGCCTGTAGCCAATATAGATGAGCCAGCATGCCATAGCAGCTCCTTCGATTCTTCTACGGATGATACTCAAGAATCTGGATCTCATGTGGTGGAAATTGTTGAAAGTTCAAGAACGAAAGCCCAGACAATGGTTGATGCAGCTATGCAG GCAATGTCATCCTTGAAGAAGGAAGGAAGCAGCATTGATAGTATTGAAGACGCTAtagattttgtaaataataagCTTTCAGCAGATGATTCAAGTGTGCCAGCCATTAGATCTTCTATCCCTGCAATTTCAGCTCAAGGTACCCTGGCTTCTCAGGATCAATTAAGTTCCTGTGCAGCAAATCCAGAGGCAATTAACGATGCACCTGATGCAAAGTTTAACAATTTGTCCACCCAAAATGAAGTACAAATCCCTACAGAGCTTATTTCACACTGTGTAGCTACTTTACTAATGATTCAG AGATGTACAGAAAGACAATTTCCACCGAGTGACGTCGCCGTGGTACTGGATTCTGCAGTTACAAGTTTGAAGCCATGTTGTTCAACAAACCTTCCCATTTATGCAGAGATACAGAAATGCATGGGCATTATTAGGAATCAGATATTAGCACTGATACCCACGTAG
- the LOC118034521 gene encoding protein ALWAYS EARLY 3 isoform X1, with amino-acid sequence MAPSRKRSVNKRYSNIDEVSPNKNAAEIANKSKPRKRKLSKMLGPQWGKEELEQFYKAYRKHGKDWEKVAAVVRNRSVGMVEALYTMNKAYLSLPKGFASGAGLIAMMTDHYSNLGESDSELESNGDTGPSPKPQKRARVTKGSEAPPVLDLLQSQPAASNYGCLSLLKKRRSGSKPWAVGKRTPRVPVTYSHDKDNEKYVSPIWQGMKVKADAVDDDVAHEIALALTEASQRGGSPQVSRTPKRKTKTPSPAQHDERMHAESEMMSAKLRGSEMDEVGCELSLGSTDAYGGDYARDRIFWKGRRYHGRRSLEVEENLDNHLDDVREACSGTEEGQKLEAVEEKFEMEVAYSKLVRSSKGSRKRSKKVLFGEVEDTDFDALEALADLSLRLPETPVDTGLSALVEEEKTGIVAKSKLKGNRSSPGVKPISFKNTKHGKVFTHNVTSIPEAKEAPYQISPVMRKRRQKPSPSKISENEKHADSHLGESQKVEVTKDDDNFVSKGKCLQDAPYFKEGKLMKPAEHTSSSNNHGRELNDSASTTIRVLSANQFNLPTKVRSSRKLNTPKLLVKRDSKSSEKIVNSQSNTVIPSLQDRVPSLKGKLSNCLSRYLVRRWCVFEWFNSAIDYPWFAKREFVEYLEHVGLAHIPRLTRVEWGVIRSSLGKPRRFSEQFLKEEKEKLYQYRESVREHYAELRAGTRDGLPTDLARPLSVGQRILALHPRTSEIHDGSILTVDHSRCCVQFDRPELGVEFVMDVHCMPLNPLENMPASMIGHTIALNRYIKNLNELKINVQPAEKMEEFKFSPCENLEGASALPHASPLTYPYSDLLQQPKGGLLGSNTQVNIGGETVGAQPSFCLQIQAKEADIHALSELTRALDKKEAVVSELKHMNDEVVESQKRGDYSLKDSEVFKKHYAAVLLQLNEVNELVSSALSCLRERNTYQGNIPHVLLKPVANIDEPACHSSSFDSSTDDTQESGSHVVEIVESSRTKAQTMVDAAMQAMSSLKKEGSSIDSIEDAIDFVNNKLSADDSSVPAIRSSIPAISAQGTLASQDQLSSCAANPEAINDAPDAKFNNLSTQNEVQIPTELISHCVATLLMIQRCTERQFPPSDVAVVLDSAVTSLKPCCSTNLPIYAEIQKCMGIIRNQILALIPT; translated from the exons ATGGCTCCGTCGAGAAAAAGAAGTGTAAATAAGCGgtattcaaacattgatgaagTCTCACCTAACAAAAATGCTGCAGAGATTGCTAATAAAAGCAAGCCGCGG AAGAGGAAGTTATCTAAAATGTTAGGGCCACAATGGGGTAAGGAAGAACTAGAGCAGTTCTATAAGGCGTATCGGAAACATGGGAAAGATTGGGAGAAG GTAGCTGCTGTGGTGCGGAACCGATCTGTGGGAATGGTAGAAGCCCTTTACACTATGAATAAG GCTTACTTATCTCTTCCAAAGGGCTTTGCTTCTGGTGCTGGACTAATTGCAATGATGACAGATCACTACTCTAATCTG GGAGAGAGTGACAGTGAGCTAGAAAGCAATGGGGACACAGGACCCTCTCCAAAGCCTCAGAAGCGGGCTCGGGTAACCAAAGGATCAGAGGCACCGCCAGTTCTAGATCTCTTACAGTCCCAGCCAGCTGCATCAAATTATGGCTGCTTATCATTGTTAAAGAAAAGACGCTCTG GAAGCAAGCCCTGGGCTGTTGGGAAAAGGACTCCTCGTGTACCTGTTACATATTCCCATGATAAAGATAATGAGAAGTATGTTTCACCAATTTGGCAAGGTATGAAAGTAAAGGCTGATgctgttgatgatgatgttgcTCATGAGATAGCATTGGCCTTGACTGAGGCTTCACAAAGAGGTGGATCTCCCCAAGTTTCTCGAACTcctaagagaaaaacaaagacaccctcACCTGCTCAGCATGATGAACGAATG CATGCTGAATCAGAGATGATGAGTGCCAAGCTTCGTGGCAGTGAAATGGACGAGGTGGGTTGTGAATTAAGTTTAGGCAGCACAGATGCTTACGGTGGAGATTATGCGAGAGACAGAATCTTTTGGAAGGGAAGGAGATACCATGGAAGGAGGTCACTAGAAGTAGAAGAAAATTTAGACAATCATTTGGATGATGTAAGAGAAGCCTGCAGTGGGACAGAGGAAGGGCAGAAACTGGAAGCTgttgaagaaaaatttgaaatggAGGTTGCGTATTCAAAACTTGTGAGGTCCTCCAAGGGTTCAAGAAAGAGAAGCAAGAAGGTTCTGTTTGGAGAAG TTGAAGACACCGACTTCGATGCCTTAGAAGCACTTGCTGATTTGTCCTTGAGGTTGCCAGAAACACCTGTTGACACTG GGCTGTCTGCTCTTGTTGAGGAAGAAAAGACCGGGATCGTTGCCAAGTCTAAGCTGAAAGGGAATCGTTCTTCTCCTGGTGTAAAACCTATCTCCTTCAAGAACACGAAACACGGAAAAGTATTCACTCATAACGTTACTTCTATTCCAGAAGCAAAGGAAGCACCCTATCAGATCAGTCCTGTGATGCggaaaagaagacaaaagcCCTCACCATCTAAA ATttcagaaaatgaaaagcatgctGATTCTCATCTTGGTGAATCTCAAAAGGTTGAG GTTacaaaagatgatgataacTTTGTGAGTAAAGGAAAATGCTTGCAGGATGCCCCATACTTTAAGGAAGGGAAATTGATGAAACCTGCAGAACATACTTCTTCTAGTAATAATCATGGAAGGGAATTGAATGATTCTGCTTCAACTACCATACGGGTTTTATCTGCCAACCAATTCAACTTGCCTACTAAAGTGAGGAGTAGCCGTAAGCTAAACACTCCAAAGCTCTTGGTCAAGAGAGATTCGAAGTCTTCTGAGAAAATTGTAAATAGCCAATCTAATACTGTCATTCCTTCATTACAGGACAGAGTTCCTAGTCTTAAG GGAAAGCTTTCTAATTGCCTTTCCCGGTATCTAGTCCGAAGATGGTGTGTTTTTGAATGGTTCAATAGTGCAATAGATTATCCATGGTTTGCTAAAAGGGAATTTGTTGAATACCTGGAGCATGTTGGATTGGCTCATATCCCAAGACTAACTCGTGTTGAATGGGGTGTCATTAGGAG TTCCCTTGGTAAACCACGAAGATTTTCAGAGCAATTTTTgaaggaagagaaagagaagcttTACCAATATCGAGAATCTGTTAGAGAACACTATGCGGAACTTCGTGCTGGAACTAGGGATGGACTACCAACTGATTTAGCCCGACCTTTATCAGTTGGTCAACGCATTCTTGCTCTTCATCCAAGGACAAGTGAGATTCATGATGGAAGTATATTAACTGTTGATCATAGTCGCTGCTGTGTTCAGTTTGACCGACCTGAACTAGGGGTTGAATTTGTCATG GATGTCCATTGCATGCCTTTGAATCCACTGGAAAACATGCCTGCATCTATGATTGGGCACACTATTGCTTTGAATAGATACATTAAGAACTTAAATGAGCTCAAAATCAATGTGCAACCAGCAGAGAAGATGGAAGAATTCAAATTTTCACCATGTGAGAACCTGGAGGGTGCCAGTGCTCTTCCACATGCTTCCCCATTGACTTATCCTTATAGTGATTTATTACAGCAGCCAAAG GGGGGTTTGTTAGGTTCTAACACACAAGTTAATATTGGAGGTGAAACTGTTGGTGCCCAGCCTTCTTTTTGTTTACAGATCCAAGCTAAGGAAGCTGATATCCATGCTCTTTCTGAATTAACTCGAGCTCTTGACAAAAAG GAGGCTGTCGTGTCTGAGTTGAAGCACATGAATGATGAGGTGGTGGAAAGCCAAAAACGTGGAGATTACTCTCTCAAGGATTCGGaagtttttaaaaagcattatgCTGCAGTACTCCTACAGTTAAATGAGGTCAATGAGCTG GTCTCTTCTGCTCTCTCTTGCTTGAGGGAACGTAACACATACCAAGGGAACATCCCTCATGTGTTGTTGAAGCCTGTAGCCAATATAGATGAGCCAGCATGCCATAGCAGCTCCTTCGATTCTTCTACGGATGATACTCAAGAATCTGGATCTCATGTGGTGGAAATTGTTGAAAGTTCAAGAACGAAAGCCCAGACAATGGTTGATGCAGCTATGCAG GCAATGTCATCCTTGAAGAAGGAAGGAAGCAGCATTGATAGTATTGAAGACGCTAtagattttgtaaataataagCTTTCAGCAGATGATTCAAGTGTGCCAGCCATTAGATCTTCTATCCCTGCAATTTCAGCTCAAGGTACCCTGGCTTCTCAGGATCAATTAAGTTCCTGTGCAGCAAATCCAGAGGCAATTAACGATGCACCTGATGCAAAGTTTAACAATTTGTCCACCCAAAATGAAGTACAAATCCCTACAGAGCTTATTTCACACTGTGTAGCTACTTTACTAATGATTCAG AGATGTACAGAAAGACAATTTCCACCGAGTGACGTCGCCGTGGTACTGGATTCTGCAGTTACAAGTTTGAAGCCATGTTGTTCAACAAACCTTCCCATTTATGCAGAGATACAGAAATGCATGGGCATTATTAGGAATCAGATATTAGCACTGATACCCACGTAG